GAAGCAGGTATTTAACTGACTACCGGGTATTTTATTTCGCGTTTTAACTGCGTTTTAAGGTGTTTAAAAATTTTTTATCGTTCTATAAAAATTAACTTGCCATAATATTGCTGAACAATATTTTGTTTACCTAGACTGGCTACGTTGTCTGTATTTTGCAGTATACGCGCGGTATTACGCAGTACGCGCTTAAATTTGCAAAACAAGaattttaagcgttttaattaatttttattcaCGAATATGATTAAAAATAGAGTTTTAATCATAACGGaacatttttaggattttaacctTATCCGGGCAGTCACCGACGTTCGTATCACTTTTTGTttgttacgcgataagcgtttatcttattaTTGCCAACATAGTATTTAACAAAGTTTGGATTTACCAACACTTCAAATACCTTAtataaacatcatatttaataatttagtgccttcatatattcataacacGTGTCACACTAGAACAGTACAAGCTTAGAATAGTCGGGTGTCACAGTATCGTCAACGGTGTTAGACTTACTCCTCGGGGCTTGAGACTAATGCACGATAGTGTCATGAGTCTATTTATTTTAGTTGTTTGTGTTGTTATTTGATTGTGTATTCCTGTTTCGTTAATTTGGATGTTATTTAATCGTGTATTCATGTTTGCTAAATTTGGATATATGGATATACtgactatgttgatgatatgagacCATTTTACATACAAACCTTGAGGTGCATGTTAaagatatttttttaaataaatatacaaTTGTTTCATATAAAAGGAGGAAATTACTCACCAACATATTTGTTgaccgaaaaatatatttttctaacgtgGTGCAGGTTTTCAAAGTCGATAAACAAGTGACGAGGACATGTAGCATGGGCCTTAGGAAAGTAAATTGAAATCTTATgatatgtttgttttttaacaaTGTATGAACAATTTTCATTATTATATGTTATGTGACAATTTAAATGGATATGCTTTAAATATTGATACAACAATTACTTGTCATGAGTTATGAGTTATGGGTAATCATCATACCCTGTACCTTTCAGCTGCGGGTCGGGGCGTGACACAGTATGCTTTAGAATCCGGTTCCACTCTGTTCTAAACTAACTTTTTAGATCGATCATCTAGCTTTACTTGGGGCTCGGTGACTTTAGCATAGGCTAGGCAACCAAATACTCTGAGGTGACTTACGCTTGGCTTTTGGCCCTTGTAAGCTTCATACGGAGTTTGGTTCTTCAATGCTCGTGTCAGAGTTCGGTTGATGAGGAAAGTAGTATGCCTCGCCCCTTCACCCCATGAATAATTTACTACTCCCTTCGCTTTCATCAAGCTCCGCATCATCTCCATTAGGGTTCAGTTTCGCCTTTCCAGCACACCATTTTGTTGCTATGTGTATGGAACTGTTAAATGTCTGACTATGCCTTCCATTTCACAAAAAGAATTGAATGTACTAGAGGTGAATTCTCATCCACGGTAAGTTCGTAAAACTTTAATCTTTCGCCAAGTTTGTTTGTCAACCATAACTTTAAAATTCTTGAAACACCCAAAGGCTCTACCTTTCTATTTTAACCTAAAAGTCCACATGTATTGTTAATAGTTATTGATCAAAACAAACACGTACCTATTTCCGGCTATGGTAGATGGTGTAATCGACCCACATAAATCACCATGAATCATTGCTAATGGTTCGGTACCCCTGAAGTTGCTTGCCATCGGGAAAGGTAACCGTGATTGCTTCCCAACCAAGGAAGATTTACATAACTGGTTCTGTTGATTAAGTATCGGTAATCCCTTCACATACCCTTTAGACGCCATCATCTTTATTGACTCAAAGTTGACGTGTCCGAGTCGTGTATGTCACAACCAAGCATCATCCTCTAGCTTAGCATATAAACAAGCGGGATTTCCTATTTTCAATATAATTTTGTATAGACGCTTCTTCATTCTTGGTACTTTCATAAGTAGCGTCCCGGTTCTATCACGCATAGTCAAGTATTCACCCTTCATGTGGATATCATATCCATGCTCGGTTACTTGACCCAAACTAATAATATTGCTACGAAGGTCCGGTATAAAATAAATGTCCGTCGTAAGATGTTGCTCACTGGTTTTTCCTTCGAGCAGTATAGAACCGTCACCACTAATTCCCGCACATAAACCATCAGCAAACCTTACTCTACCAGTAATCCGTTCATTCAATTCCGAGAAAAAACTTTTGTTCTCGTTAATATGATTACTTTCCCTGTTGTCAAGGTACCAAACATTACAATTAGATTCGTTTTCGTACCTCTTTGGGATAAGATTTTCTTCATTTAGAAATACCATCTCGTGTGTGAATAAAGCCAGATCATCCTCCTTCGTCTCGTTCAGATAAGATGCTTCCTgcttctgtttttgttttaggcATCCAGAAGCAAAGTAACCGTATTTATTACATCTGAAACATAAGATCTTAGAACGATCTTTCTTTCTCGATTTCTGACCTTCATTCTGATTCTGACCTGGTCCACTTGTACCTCGGTCCTGCCCTTGCCCACAACCCTCGCCTTGGTAGAGACCACGTTGCACACCACACCCTACTACACCCCTTTGACTCATAGGCATGATTTCTTGATAATTTGCCATTAGAAAATAGTAACTTACTTTGATTTTCAGATGAGTATTCTCCCTTCTCTATTAGACGCTCCTTGTACGTCTTGATTCGACATACTACATCTTCAAAATTTGATTTATCTTGATCCAAGACTTGCTCGAGTGAAGCAACGATTTAGATGTACTTGGATCTCAGAAGTTTCTTTAGAAATTTTCTTACCAAAGTTCAGTCTTTAGTAACTTTTCCTAGAGATGCCGACTTCACGGCTATCAAAGCTAACTTgtgtaggatcgcgttcggccctgtttgagtcgatcagacgaattcctatccaaatcaagaggcgaaaactaatgatttggtgcgatttcagctggattcacttataattgctgttttattgatcttGATAACACGAATACACGTTCTGGCAGCACTTCGGCaacacttcgtggctcaccggaagaaaaacACCCTCAACTATGTGTTTAGATCCGCTTAAATGACCTCTATATATAGCCTgacaggtttcgcttatacgtacatgcacGTATAAGCGAACCTTCATCACTTGACTAATAAGCGGAACTAAATCTATGACATACAAGCGAAACTATCtccatgacacataagcgaaacctagataagtacacataagcgaaacctatacaaacacatgtttctaggatttcgtgccatgtctaacctatatgtcacgacccccgaccccatcctagccggaatcggaagccgcgagcagtgcagtggtaccggtgatgattttgaaaaacattgcagcggaaatttcatcaggatcgtgagttaggaaaatatcagagtttagaaacaccggatttttatttaaatagatggaataaattccatgttttacaaaggtagcttttaatacgggataatccaaaaacaatatttcttaagttgatttaattaataaaataagccacttcttgaagtcttttagtgccagatccaatccttactccaatctactgtaattacctgaaacgcgttttaaaaaggttttgtcagcgggaaatactgagtgagttcatttattttactgaaaac
Above is a window of Helianthus annuus cultivar XRQ/B chromosome 14, HanXRQr2.0-SUNRISE, whole genome shotgun sequence DNA encoding:
- the LOC110906812 gene encoding uncharacterized protein LOC110906812 gives rise to the protein MANYQEIMPMSQRGVVGCGVQRGLYQGEGCGQGQDRGTSGPGQNQNEGQKSRKKDRSKILCFRCNKYGYFASGCLKQKQKQEASYLNETKEDDLALFTHEMVFLNEENLIPKRYENESNCNVWYLDNRESNHINENKSFFSELNERITGRVRFADGLCAGISGDGSILLEGKTSEQHLTTDIYFIPDLRSNIISLGQVTEHGYDIHMKGEYLTMRDRTGTLLMKVPRMKKRLYKIILKIGNPACLYAKLEDDAWL